The Ziziphus jujuba cultivar Dongzao chromosome 5, ASM3175591v1 genome segment CTCTAGGGTTCAGGAAAGAGCAAGAGTGCTGTTTGATAGCTGGAAGCAGGAAACAGATGGTGATGCAGTTCatcatgattttgaaaatattgggGTACTGGATGATGAAAAGAGTTCACAGGTGGTTGGAGAGGATGCTAGACCTGCTGCTTTAGATATACCTACCCCTATTGGAAGTGCTAAAGAAGAAACACATACATCAGAAGATGCCAAAGATCAAATATTGCCATTAAGAAGATCCGATAGTCTTCAACCAGAAAGGATTGATGATGTACAGATTCATCATGACAATCAGCTTAGCCCCCCAAAGACTTTAGACGGTTCAGACACGAAAGAGAAATCTTCAGATCCTTTGGTCTCCTCTACTATGTTGAATCCTGTTAAAGAAAACCCTCCTACAAAGGAAGAATCCCCCACATGTTCGGAAGGAGGAACCACTTCTGGGACTTGTATCTTTCCCGTTCCTAAGAAAGGCACTGTTGAAGAACAGTCTGATTTTCCAAAAGTTAATGAGTCTTCCAAAAATGATAAGCAGGCAGAGAAAGTGTGCCCTTCTTCGGACAAGTTGATTGGGACTGAATTCTATTCTTCAATTACTCCATCGGACACTGACGGTGTTGCTTCAGGTTCTAATGCTGAGTTTGTAAAacaatctgctttacaaaataattttgatgcCAATGAGAAAGATGTCTGTCAAAAAGTCCCTGCCCTTGATAGTACAATGACTCCATCTGATTCTAAGAATGGGATTGGAGATTTGAGGGTTATTAATCAATGCAATGCTCCTGCTCAAGATGATGAATGTTGTACAAATACGTTGCAGGACTCATCCGGCAATGACAGTATGTCAGGAAAACCTGAGGATTTAGAGACTTCTAGGATGGATGACCTTGGAGCAGTTGAAGATAAGGAGCATGTTAGTGATGAAGAAGAGGATTTGAGGAATGCTTACAAGTACTCTAAACCAGTAATGGATACAAAAAGTACAATGGATGATCCTCTTGAACTTGCTAGGAAGGTTGCTCAACAAGTTGAGAGAGAAGTGGATTGCAGAGAACCATTCTGCTGCTCCTCTTCTGAGAAAATCTCAGAAGGTGGGATAAGGGAGCCAGGTAGCCCAGACTCCATAAACGGAAGAGAGGATATGTCCATTGAGGCAACACCAAAAGAAATTCCAACCGGACAAAGTCATTCTGCTGAGGAGAATTCTGAAAAAGAGGGGCACAGAGCACCAGAACCTTGTATCCATGATGTAGAATCCTCTCAGGTGACTGAAGCTGCTCAAGAACCAGATATGGAGACAGAAAAAGGACTGGGTGGTTTTGATCTAAATCAAGAAGTCTGCTCTGATGAAATGGACCATCCAGTTAATCCCGTATCTACTCCCATTCCAGTTGTATCTGTTTCAAGACCACCAACTGCCCCTGGATTGGTTGGAGCCCCTTTGCAGTTTGAGGGGACTCTTGGTTGGAAAGGATCTGCTGCTACTAGTGCTTTCCGTCCAGCATCTCCTCGTAGGATTTCTGACGGTGATAAGAATCATTCTATTGGGGGCACCAGTGATAGTTCAAAGCAAAGGCAggattttcttgattttgatcTCAATGTAGctgaagatggagatgatttGGGAAAAGAAATTCCTGCATCATCTGGCCTCCCTTCTGGAGAATCTTCAGTGGAAGTGAGCCCGAGAAAATCAGAAAGATTTAAGTTGGATTTAAACCGCatggatgatgatggtgatgctGTACCATCAGATTTGAGGGTGGGAGGACGGCTCTTGTACAACCGAAATGGCCATCGCAGCCCGTCGCCAgcctcatcttcatcatcaatgCAAGCTATGAGGAATTTTGATTTGAACGATAGGCCACTTTTTCAGGACTCTCTAGACCAGGGACCCAGCAACTCTTCTCAAACTGTAAATGCATATGGAGGTCCTAAACCAGATGCTTCTGTTATTTCTATAATGGGTACCAAAGTGGAGGTCAACAAAAAAGACTTTGTTACTCAATCACTCTCCCTGACAAATGGCAAGACCATTGAACCTTCAGTTGATGCTAGTCAAGCGAGAACAGGAAGCTTTTTGGGTTTGGGTCCCATCGCCTCTTATAATCATCCACCTGTTTTTGGGTATAATGGACTGCCAACAGGGCGACCGACAATGTCTTTGACGTCTGCAATGTATGCACCTGGTGGCACAATCCCATATATGGTGGATTCAAGAGGAGCCCAAGTTGTGCCTCAAATTATGGCCCCTGCATCAGCTGTTCCACCTTCTTACTCCCAGCCGCCATTCATTATCAGCATGGCTAATACACAGCCAGTTCTAAATGGTGCTGGGCCCTCCTCACGCCCTAGCTTTGATCTGAACTCTGGCTTCGTTGTTGACGGAGGAAATAGGGACTCAAATCTGAGGCAGTTTTTCATTCCTGATCAAGGAAGGTCTATGGAGGAGCATCTGCGGACTAACTCGCAACCCACTTCAAGTTCTGGTGTCGGTGGTAAAAGGAAGGAACCCGATGGTGGGTGGGAGTCTTACCCGTTTAACTACACCAAACACCAGCAACCGCCATGGAGATAGAAagtgtttttttgttatttatctgTGCTCCTACTCACTTTGGaatgaatttcataaaaatccaACTCGTAGATTGATGATGATGCTTGCGTGCCAAAATTGATTCGAAATATTGTAGGTGAGCCCATTGGCTTTAGTGGGAGGGGGAACTAGAAGTCAATAAAGCTGGAGGAAAATTATCTTTATGTAACATGATTTATGCGATTAATTGctgggagggaaaaaaaaaaaaaaaattaggttcttgttttaattttgctttaattttaatttttctttttctgtgttTCATAGAAGGCAATATTCCAACACAGACTTGGCGCTTGTAGCTGTAATTTCATTTCCATGTATATCACAAAAATTATAGGAACAAAGATCTCTGTCTTTAGCGGAGTGTGACTTTTCATGACGAGGGGTAGCGGATGAACAAGGTCAGGGCTGACTGTTTAAAGAAACAGATGAGAGATGGAATTAACTCTTTCATATTTTGCAGTTTATAAATTTACACTTGCATTTGGTTCGTGACTcaaaaaattttcttaatttcttttatttcgaTTGAGTATAACTTCGTTATAGTaactatattttgaaaaattgattgGTATATGATTCTAAATTCATTTTCAAACTCAAAAACAGTTGCATAtagaaaactaaagaaaaatgaTCAAGAAGCATCAtgttaattaaagttttttgtatatataatttgagatataaataattaattttatatgtattttttgcattaattaaattgtattgTTGAATTTACACATGACATGTTTTGGTGTTATACTTCTAAAAAAAGAACCTTGCTGAAGATAAAACACCTGCTATTAGTTGTAATCAAgattttaaatggataaaaataaaattacataaattaagaaataaaaaatgaagaatcCCTGATTTTAAATCTGCCACTACTGGTTCTCTGTGCAGTCAAAGAGCAGGAAACTGCTTTAGTTCTTATTTTTCATAATGAATATCGACTTCTACCtccttttcattctttttccaCCACGTCTATGATGCTCGTTTCAGCTTGAAATTCAATCAATCTTTAACTTTTTCCTCCACCCTTTTACTGTTATGCCAGCAATTACATGTTTCGAGAATTCTTTTAATTGTACCAAAATTGGTCACTGACGTTCCAAGTTTAATAGTTGATAACAATCTCTCACTTTTTAGATTTAGTTAGTTGTCTGAACTTTCGCAATTCCAAGTCTATTTTTCCCTTTGatacttcttcttttcttcatttttcctcATGTGGACGTACGTGTGTCTATTATTTGCAAAAAAACGtgtctattttattattgttattattattattattattattttattttttttggttgaaggtACCAATTGTCTACAGTTCCTAGATACCACAATTCTGCAAACTAAATGCATTTGCCTATTTCCAGTTTGATTTTAAACTCTAACATGTACCTGATCTCAACTTAATCAGTATATTTGAAGCATTTATTAGCCCTGCAACGCAGAGCTTTATTTGAGAATTTAAGAaccttattaaattatttttccgtagaaaaatttgagaattttgtttgaaattcttGCAATATTCCTCATTCACTAGGACTAATTTAGGTAAAGAActttattgataataaaaacaagTATTAATTAACAAAAGTTTTTCTAGTTGAGTCATTTAGCACAATAAAACAAACACGTAAATACTATTGGCAGTACGCAGTCCAATGCAGGAGCTTTGCTTTTCCAACTTGCATACTACCATGAAATAAATACTTTGAATCGTCAAGCCCCATTTAGATTAGATTTTCACATCTTTACTGCCTTTTAATTTCGCCTCTTAAATCTCAGTACTGATACACTTCTTCCCTCACCATGCTTCATTCTTTGCAcccagactatatatatatatatatatatatgtttattacattatcaaattaacatcatctacatatatacaatttatatatatatatatatatatatatatatatatattcattcagaAGACGTGTCCTTAAAAAATCACTGACCAGAACacaaagggagaaaaaaaaaagtaattagtaGAAGAAAGTGAAACCCAATAATGATGCCACCCAATTTGTTTACAAGGAAAGTTGGCGCACTAAAGTTCACCTATCACTCTCAATCCCCAATTAACCCCAATTATATTGAATTCTGATCcccataattaaatttaaatccaaGCAAGCAAACTTCACGCAACAGCAACACTTAGAAAATTGCGACCATACCATGCACAAATAATTCGTTGCAACTTAATTCTCAGCAATTGATACGCGGCCCACCAATAGATGCGGTATTCTTTTACACGTGCCTCGTATCAGTTGGTTCATCAAGGATGTAACCACCGTTTAGAAGAGGAAAGTGATTGGGTCCAATAAAAGGTTGAGCAGTGGGCCGAGTGCTCTGCCAATGGATAGGATATAACAAACGATGTCGTTTGGGTCATAGGAAGAATTGCAGTGACAAGAAAAGAATTGTATGCCCGCCTTGTGCGGTGCAGCCACATAGGCGTCTCAGTGAAATACTGAACACGTGGCGTACTTGGATTGCCAAATATTGGCGGGTGTACGACGGCAAAAATGCCTTCCACTTTCCCTTCCAAGAAACACCCCAGGAACCTAAAAAACGAATAAAAAGGGGATAAGCACAAATTAAAAAAGCTGGCACATGCAAGCAGATTCAGAATCAGACGAGAGCAACGGAGACGATTCCATTTTGGTAATTTCAGGTTGGTAATTAAAAACCCCTCAGACATTCCCAGATTCAGAGGcgttaattttaaaatccctTCTTCCCAGTTTCTCTAATTTTGCGGCAATTCCACGCATACCTATGCTTCATTCCTAACCGAGAGCGCCCATTTTTCCATTTCCATAAATAGCCCCCTAAAGCCTATTTGGTAAAGCAACAAGCTCAGCCAAAGCAGCAGTGGTAATTTTTAAAAGAGTGAGAAAGTGTGAGAGAGAAAGCCATGGCGGTTTCTGACGCCGTTGTTGCCAACTTGACGACGATCTACGTGGCAGTCATCGCAGGGATCAAGGTTTATGGGCTTGTTTTGGGCCGGAGCTTCGGCGGCGGATTTGTGCTGATCGTGTCCACCATCTTGGTGGGACTCATCCTTATTGCAACGCTTACGTGGGACGTCTCACGTAAAGCCACGTATGCTGTCTCTCGCGATCATCGTCGTGTCCATGTCCACGAGATGTGCAAGGGAGGTATTTGTTGGCACGGCGTAGCCGTCCGGTCGCCGGCTTCTCAGGTCCGGTTTAGACTGCCACAGCAACTTCCTTATGGAGCCATGTGAAAAAGCTgtggataatattatatatttatatattatataatttcaaaaataaggaaaaaaaaaaaaaaaaactttagtttAAATTTAACACTGTGAGATACCCATATCCGTATTGGAATCTGTTTTCTGGGTTGGTGGCTTTTGTAGGGTTGGGATAGGCTGAGTTTGGCTTTACTTGTTGAAGGGCGCACTCACGAGGTGTTTGTTTTTTGAGCTCTGAGGGATATCCGTGTATAAAAAATACATCAATAAACAAATGTACATAAGCTGGCTTTTTCttgtaatatgttttttttttcccctccaaaTACATGTCGTCAGAAATTTATTGTGCTTCTAGCTGTTTGAGAAAATAATTACAAGTCTTAATTTTACAATAATGACTTTCCTTTGGATACGTTTGAAATGCTCTTGCTGGGAAATTCAGGCCAAAACATTAACACTTTAATGGTACTATTCTCTCCACGCGGCTCTTTCAACTTTCCAAGTCTTTGTTTTTGAAGTCTTTGTGTCAATGGATGGAATCTGACCTAAAAACCTAGATGTGAAGATTATAgacccatatttttctttcgGTAATGTTATATGGTTGTCAAGGTTGTAGACCCATAGTTTTCTTTCGGTAATGTTATATAGTTGTTTTGGACTAAATTGCACAGAGTAGGACTTTATATTTCAACCAAAACATATGTTACTTCCACGTGATTATGATTATGgaggaaattatatttaattttatatgtgtGCGTGAGTAATTAAGCTCGTCTGCCTTCTTTTCTCTAAATGTATAAATAAACCAACTTGTGTACcataaagaataaatatatattttcttctccaaaataaaataaaatacatatattcttTTAGGATTTCATAACTTTCTTCCCAGAAGATTGACCATCAAGTTGTATGGGAGATCATACCGTTTTTCATGCTTCAAAGCGGTATTTTAGCACTACATTATATGTGTGTATCATAATcagaaataataacaaaaaactgCTTTGGGGGAAAAAGCACGGGATGTAGTGTCGATATTTCATATAACTTggtctgtaatttttttttttttaatatagaataTAGATGAGTAAGTGATAGTAAATGATGTCACCATCACAACACAAGGATGATCAATGTTAATCTATaagctgtatatatatacatatatatatttaagtgaAATACTAGCTGTATAGATCTTTATaccaattacaaatttaattatttttttaatattttttttattttttaagaaaaaagtaattgtataaaaatatcatttatttctGTTCCTAGCTGTTATTagtgaaatttatatattatatgacaatttaaattctaaaatattcactttttaaattaagtttttaaaatttgtttcaaaaaaatttaaaattttaaaaataaaaaaataatgcataattaaaatatagtcAATAAGCAATAATCATGTAGGTGATCATCAACACCACTACTcacaatatattaaaattcaaaattatactatttgttaaagttaaaattttattatttgtcattattagTAACAATCATCATCTTATATAGTAAATTATAATTGAGatatctaatattattatttttatattaaaatattaaaattaaacatcTAAATAATCATTTAAGTTATCATGtctcatatatattttacttgttcacaaatgttaataaataacattttttttaaatctagggagatttattcaatttaaaatttgatggatttaaaatgagttatagactTGAAATGATTTAATGGATTGTTATAAAATTCTACATATTACATAcagattttataagaatccaattaaatttttagatttaaggctggattttatattaataattttttttcacaatttcactgttaaaatattttcaaatccattaaaatccatcattttttaaaatcttttaaaatcaataattttttgaataccatcagattttaaaagaattttacaaaatcctaattgaatacacttgaattttaataaatttttataaaatttatcataatctgaattgaatatcatttgaCTTGTATGAACTATTTTAGAATCTAAATCTAatacctttaaatttttaaaatttttaaaattctaaattgaatatactatcttaatttttaatttgaaaaataaactaatattaaAGTGGAGATGGAAGTTGAGTCATCCGTGACTTTTCTCCCTCCAGTTTAGATAAGTATGACAATCCATTCCATACacactcaaataaaataaaaaaagaagaagttaatgGATATTAAcgaatatcttaaaaaaaaaaaaaaaaagagtgaagaTATCGTTGAGTTTGTCCGATGAATCAATTCGACTAAATATCTTATATTcttacattttagaaaaaagtTAAATGTGAGCATGTGACTTAATTTTAAATAGTTAAGTATAGATTAATGGTATTTAACTATACTACATGAATAGTTAGATAATAAAATTGTGAGTAGTAGTTAAAAACTTAAGGTCTTAATATGGTAggtttaataaatatttgtttattcgTTTAGTGTTTTTGCTTgaaacttaattatatatatttttctcattaCATGCAAAGTCAATTTAATTCTCCTACGATAACTTACAATTTTAAGTcggattaattaaaaatttgagttaaaatttaaaatcgaaATCGAATCTAATAGcgtgtaaaataattaatcaaaataataaataattaaatagcgGTCGTTAGTGCGACGAGTCTTATACGCTTATTGCCGTGGCATCTATCTAACAAATACAATTCTAACATGAAAGTGCCAGATGGGGCAAAATATTGGACCGAAGAAAATAGAGGGTGGGGGTCTCTCCTATCTTGGACCATGcacttatattatatatctagTATGCCAATGCCAAGGACCAGTCAGACTTGGGATGATTGGTGCAACAAGAGTGGGTCCACCGGGCCACTTCCACCCTGTCGAATATAAACCGTCAGATTGAAACAGACACTCCAGAAATGCGATTGGTTAGTGTGATCTAGCGGATACAATTCCAAGCAAACAATCGCCTGTGCAACATCAAAACCTTGTCTGCGCACATAATGACACTTTCAGCGTACAAGAAGTCTTTAGGGAACCTAATCTTCAAACCTCCCCAGCACTTTCTTCGTTCCTTCTTCTAGATTCGTCGTAACCGGTTCTTCCTCCGCCGTATCGGTCTACCGCAAAATCCAACGTGAATGGCCGAAACACCGTCTCAGCCACCGGCACCATCGGTTTCAGACATCGATGCCTCGCAATACTGGTGCTATCGATGCGATAAACGCGTCTCTATCGAAACCAATCTCCCTGACGTTATCTGCCGCGAATGTAAGAATGGCTTCGTCGAAACCATCCCTGCCGCCTCCCATCTGACGTCCGAACATCCTTCCGGATCGTCTGATGAAGTCGACGGTCCGACTTTCGACTCCCAATTCCTACAGGTTCTCAGAATAATCGCACAGGCGGCGCGTGAGGATGACGCTCCCTCTCCACCGCCTCAAAATCATTTATCGGAAGACAGGTTCCTTAGGATTGGGCTCGATGAGTGGGAtaatgatgaagaagatgaggaCGACGACGCTGCTACCAGAGTTGAGTTTCATAACGAAGGAGAAGAGGAGAACGAAGAAAGCGAAGACGAGGAGGAAGATCGATCGGGTAACGAGGAAGAAGAGAATCACGACCAGCAAGACAGAGATGAATTAGAGCGGCGGCGGAGGCGTCGCGATGTGCTCCAGCTCCGCCTCCGCGACTTTGCCACCAGAGCGAGGAGCGGGAGAAATCGGATCCTCGATTGGGCTGAGATCTTGATGGGCTTGGAAGACAACTCGATCGAATTCCGTCTGGAAGTGCCGGAATCGGACCGGTACATCGGCAATCCGGAGGATTACGTGGACGCAGCTGGGTATGAGGCATTGTTGCAGACTTTAGCTGAGAGCGACGGCGGTGGAAGGAGAGGAGCCCCGCCGGCATCCAAATCGGCTGTATCGGAGTTACCGACGGTGAAGATTTCGTCTGAGAATGAGGCTTTGCTGTGCGCCATATGCAAGGACATGGTCAATGTCGGTGAAATGGCAAAAAAGTTGCCATGTGGGCATGGGTACCATGGCGATTGCATCGTGCCGTGGCTGGGTTCCAGGAATTCTTGCCCAGTTTGTAGATTCGAGCTGCCGACGGATGATCCGGAGTACGAGGCCGAGAGAAAGAATAAAGCGGTAATTCCCGGTGGAGCTTCAGGTTCCGGTGGAAGTGATTCGGTGACGGATTGATTCCACCTGGTATGCTCACAATTTATCCcatgctttcttcttctttttatttattttttatttttttttaatttactccATTTCCCTGTTgtattgtaatttaattatgcACTTTTGTTCGTTTACTCGTAGTGGGTTAGAAAAAGAAACTGAGATTTGTTTCCATTTTCTTCTGAATGTAAATAATATTCACTCAATCTGTTGTTCGCGTTCCATTCCAGTTTTTACAATGTATGATAGAATTTATCTGTCTAGGTGCTGTGGTTTTCATACAATTAAAGAGAGTAAAATTCTCGCTTTAATCTGTATCTCCACACCACTAAAAGAATCATTCTGGGTGTGCATTGCTTTCATTGGAATTTATTTTCCGCATGCTTAATGATTGTGATCAATAATGCTTCTGTCAGCTGTCGTTTTTTTAATCTGTATGTTTGTATGCTAGTAATACTAAGGAAAAAGCttttttcattcattcattcatttatttattgcttttgttCCATGGATATGTTGTTTTTGGTGGAAATTATGGTAATgcatttcctttttcttgtaGCCTATGATCCTTTAATGTTTTATTGCAGACCATCATTTGGTTATTTTCTGATTTTTGTATGTTAAGTTTGATATCTGAGTTGCAAACTTCCAAAGCCAGCCGGTCGTGTAGGTGCATTGCATTCAGAAATTGCAGTTGTGACTTTGGGTTGTTGCACGATTGCTATTTGGGTTTTTGCACGATTGCTATTTgttcataaaaatttatgtcAACTTCCTAttacattttttatatgtttttataaaattcactTTCTGTTTTTGTTCAATGTTTTGTTCTTAGCATCATTATTCAATTTACAGCCAAGCTAAGAATAGAGTTTTTGTTTGTATAGAATATGGACATCTTTAGCAAATACAGGTATAAGAACTTATTTTTTGGCCTATAACAGGAATGGGATGTTAAGGATGTAGGAAAATTTGCCTCATTCTATTCCCTGTGCAAAATTGTG includes the following:
- the LOC107420418 gene encoding uncharacterized protein LOC107420418; translated protein: MTLEDFFTLTEMKDGLTVPSRVEELVSVMQKEKDCVVKNVGDATRQWAAVASTIAATENNDCLNLFIQLDGIGFIDRWLKDAQRFCNDTNESFVEESITALLRALEKLHPNNERSVCSGIWNTVKNLLGHKSSRVQERARVLFDSWKQETDGDAVHHDFENIGVLDDEKSSQVVGEDARPAALDIPTPIGSAKEETHTSEDAKDQILPLRRSDSLQPERIDDVQIHHDNQLSPPKTLDGSDTKEKSSDPLVSSTMLNPVKENPPTKEESPTCSEGGTTSGTCIFPVPKKGTVEEQSDFPKVNESSKNDKQAEKVCPSSDKLIGTEFYSSITPSDTDGVASGSNAEFVKQSALQNNFDANEKDVCQKVPALDSTMTPSDSKNGIGDLRVINQCNAPAQDDECCTNTLQDSSGNDSMSGKPEDLETSRMDDLGAVEDKEHVSDEEEDLRNAYKYSKPVMDTKSTMDDPLELARKVAQQVEREVDCREPFCCSSSEKISEGGIREPGSPDSINGREDMSIEATPKEIPTGQSHSAEENSEKEGHRAPEPCIHDVESSQVTEAAQEPDMETEKGLGGFDLNQEVCSDEMDHPVNPVSTPIPVVSVSRPPTAPGLVGAPLQFEGTLGWKGSAATSAFRPASPRRISDGDKNHSIGGTSDSSKQRQDFLDFDLNVAEDGDDLGKEIPASSGLPSGESSVEVSPRKSERFKLDLNRMDDDGDAVPSDLRVGGRLLYNRNGHRSPSPASSSSSMQAMRNFDLNDRPLFQDSLDQGPSNSSQTVNAYGGPKPDASVISIMGTKVEVNKKDFVTQSLSLTNGKTIEPSVDASQARTGSFLGLGPIASYNHPPVFGYNGLPTGRPTMSLTSAMYAPGGTIPYMVDSRGAQVVPQIMAPASAVPPSYSQPPFIISMANTQPVLNGAGPSSRPSFDLNSGFVVDGGNRDSNLRQFFIPDQGRSMEEHLRTNSQPTSSSGVGGKRKEPDGGWESYPFNYTKHQQPPWR
- the LOC107420407 gene encoding uncharacterized protein LOC107420407, which codes for MAVSDAVVANLTTIYVAVIAGIKVYGLVLGRSFGGGFVLIVSTILVGLILIATLTWDVSRKATYAVSRDHRRVHVHEMCKGGICWHGVAVRSPASQVRFRLPQQLPYGAM
- the LOC107420422 gene encoding E3 ubiquitin-protein ligase CIP8, whose product is MAETPSQPPAPSVSDIDASQYWCYRCDKRVSIETNLPDVICRECKNGFVETIPAASHLTSEHPSGSSDEVDGPTFDSQFLQVLRIIAQAAREDDAPSPPPQNHLSEDRFLRIGLDEWDNDEEDEDDDAATRVEFHNEGEEENEESEDEEEDRSGNEEEENHDQQDRDELERRRRRRDVLQLRLRDFATRARSGRNRILDWAEILMGLEDNSIEFRLEVPESDRYIGNPEDYVDAAGYEALLQTLAESDGGGRRGAPPASKSAVSELPTVKISSENEALLCAICKDMVNVGEMAKKLPCGHGYHGDCIVPWLGSRNSCPVCRFELPTDDPEYEAERKNKAVIPGGASGSGGSDSVTD